The following proteins are co-located in the Mesorhizobium sp. M1E.F.Ca.ET.045.02.1.1 genome:
- a CDS encoding HAD-IA family hydrolase yields MMASPSIKTSDRSRPRLIIFDFDGTLAETEIVASEVISAKLAAEGFQVHPDEITATLSGVERDDQQRHLERLVGVSLPKNFMETAAAEIQLAASGILSATPGAVELLQWLSIPFCVASNTSRFELIHRMRAANLLGLVGSRFFSSDDIGVRKPDPSVLLLAAEIMGVSARECLVIEDSVIGLSAARNANMRYCAFGGARHHTSRLRNDLRTFEPEALLLNLAELKGLLCPM; encoded by the coding sequence ATGATGGCTTCACCATCGATCAAAACGTCCGATCGGTCGCGGCCTCGACTGATCATCTTCGATTTTGACGGCACCCTTGCGGAGACGGAAATCGTAGCATCGGAGGTGATTTCGGCAAAACTTGCCGCGGAAGGTTTCCAGGTGCATCCAGATGAAATAACGGCAACGCTCTCCGGTGTTGAGCGAGACGATCAACAACGGCATCTGGAAAGACTTGTCGGTGTAAGCCTGCCGAAGAACTTCATGGAAACGGCCGCGGCTGAGATCCAGCTGGCCGCCTCTGGGATCCTGTCGGCGACACCTGGCGCGGTTGAACTGCTCCAGTGGCTTTCCATTCCCTTTTGTGTCGCATCGAACACATCTCGTTTCGAACTCATCCACCGCATGAGAGCCGCCAATCTCTTGGGGCTTGTAGGCTCACGGTTCTTCTCCTCCGATGACATCGGTGTCCGGAAGCCTGACCCTTCTGTGCTGCTATTGGCGGCGGAAATCATGGGCGTGTCTGCCAGAGAGTGCCTTGTCATTGAGGACAGCGTCATCGGTCTTAGTGCCGCGCGAAATGCAAATATGCGCTACTGCGCATTCGGGGGCGCCCGCCACCATACGAGTCGACTGAGGAATGACCTCCGGACCTTTGAGCCGGAGGCATTGTTGCTGAACTTGGCGGAACTTAAAGGTTTGCTTTGCCCAATGTAG
- a CDS encoding metallophosphoesterase, translated as MQKIIHITDPHFVAPGKTLYGIDPAQRLRDTLDHVSRVHADAKLILITGDLADTGDPAAYALLREILSEVRLPVHLTIGNHDDRGAFRGVFGGEGFVQAAVDLHDWLVVLLDTKDDISHFGCLDGGRFEWLQDQLFRAAGRPVVVAMHHTPADLHVPCFKTSDMKESDRLLSILRKNASVRHMLFGHRHVAAAGSLSGISFTASRGTAQHIVLDWEQYGKPIFVAAAPSYDVVMLDGSDVVVHRHEGLDQLPVIRPGDPK; from the coding sequence ATGCAGAAAATCATTCATATCACGGATCCTCATTTTGTTGCCCCTGGCAAGACGCTTTACGGCATCGATCCGGCGCAGAGATTGCGCGACACCTTGGACCATGTCTCGCGCGTACACGCAGATGCCAAGCTCATCCTTATTACCGGCGATCTTGCTGATACAGGCGATCCAGCCGCTTACGCACTCTTGCGCGAGATCTTGTCGGAGGTCCGGCTCCCGGTCCATTTGACGATCGGCAACCACGATGACCGCGGCGCATTTCGAGGCGTATTCGGCGGGGAAGGATTCGTTCAGGCGGCTGTCGACTTGCACGACTGGCTCGTCGTCTTGCTCGACACAAAGGACGACATCAGCCATTTCGGTTGTCTTGACGGTGGCAGGTTTGAATGGCTGCAGGACCAGCTTTTCCGTGCCGCCGGCCGACCAGTCGTGGTTGCTATGCACCATACGCCGGCGGATTTGCATGTGCCTTGTTTTAAGACGAGCGATATGAAGGAGTCCGATCGGCTCCTTTCCATCCTTCGGAAAAACGCATCGGTCCGCCACATGCTCTTTGGTCACCGGCATGTTGCTGCAGCAGGCAGTTTGTCGGGCATATCGTTTACTGCCAGCCGTGGCACGGCGCAGCATATCGTTCTGGACTGGGAACAATATGGCAAGCCCATATTTGTGGCGGCTGCGCCATCATACGATGTCGTCATGTTGGACGGATCGGATGTCGTTGTCCATCGTCACGAGGGACTTGATCAGCTGCCTGTCATTCGTCCCGGTGATCCGAAATGA
- a CDS encoding HAD family hydrolase, which yields MNQQASYELVIFDCDGVLIDSETLASRIDAEELTRIGYPMSYSDVILRFTGLSSATMRKMIEEDWGRPLPSDFDVIVQSRIKESYQTELQAISGIDQLLHQLRLPRCVASSSAPDKLRLGLELTELWAYFHPHVFSSAMVKAGKPAPDLFLFAAAQMGTKAARCVVVEDSIAGVRAGVAAGMMVIGFTAGGHCHDDHGQRLLSAGAAVVARSAEELSVLLMTSEVQPNTKWQEADPVAAGAVR from the coding sequence ATGAATCAACAGGCCTCTTATGAACTGGTCATCTTCGATTGCGACGGCGTTCTGATCGATAGCGAGACGCTGGCAAGTCGAATCGATGCCGAAGAACTTACCCGCATTGGCTATCCCATGTCGTATTCTGATGTGATTCTGCGGTTTACCGGCCTTTCCTCAGCCACCATGCGGAAAATGATCGAAGAAGACTGGGGCCGCCCTCTACCCAGCGACTTCGACGTCATCGTGCAATCCCGGATAAAGGAAAGCTACCAGACGGAACTGCAAGCGATCAGCGGCATTGACCAACTCCTGCATCAGTTGCGATTGCCGCGCTGCGTCGCATCGAGCAGCGCCCCCGACAAGCTGCGGCTTGGTCTTGAACTGACGGAACTTTGGGCATACTTCCATCCCCACGTGTTCAGCTCCGCCATGGTAAAGGCCGGTAAGCCTGCACCGGACCTCTTCCTGTTCGCTGCCGCCCAGATGGGCACTAAGGCAGCGCGCTGCGTCGTTGTCGAGGACAGCATTGCAGGCGTTCGAGCCGGTGTGGCCGCGGGGATGATGGTGATCGGTTTCACCGCGGGCGGCCACTGCCACGACGACCACGGTCAACGATTGCTGTCAGCCGGCGCTGCGGTGGTCGCGCGATCAGCCGAAGAACTTAGCGTCCTGCTGATGACGAGCGAAGTCCAGCCCAATACAAAATGGCAGGAGGCGGACCCGGTGGCAGCAGGTGCCGTAAGGTGA
- a CDS encoding phosphodiesterase — protein sequence MKLIHLTDPHLVPLGAMLFGFDPAQRLRKTIERINRDHADAELCVVTGDLTDEGDFASYVLLREVLQELRVPARLLLGNHDSRENFVRAFPGEPRDENGFIQSVHDGSAGRLIFLDTLVEGFGHGSLDDGRLEWLLARVAEASDVRAYLFVHHPLQPIGLPHFEPWSTENWRPIMQAIVSAGNVRHIFHGHVHVDVGGTWSGIPFSANRGVAHQIIPHFTRRDADFVEDAPAFDIAIIDVDGVLVHRFEVSDRHVVEVSAEGWVPEGMQ from the coding sequence ATGAAACTCATTCATCTGACCGACCCCCATCTTGTGCCGTTAGGCGCCATGCTCTTCGGCTTCGATCCTGCCCAACGGCTTCGCAAGACCATTGAGCGCATCAACCGCGATCACGCCGACGCCGAGCTTTGCGTCGTGACTGGCGATCTCACTGACGAGGGAGATTTCGCTTCCTATGTCCTACTTCGCGAGGTGCTGCAGGAACTGCGCGTGCCCGCCCGCCTTCTGCTCGGCAATCACGACAGCCGCGAGAATTTTGTTCGGGCGTTTCCTGGAGAGCCGCGCGATGAGAACGGCTTTATCCAGTCGGTTCACGACGGATCTGCCGGGCGCCTCATTTTTCTCGACACATTGGTGGAAGGTTTCGGTCATGGCTCCTTGGACGATGGTCGGCTCGAGTGGCTGCTGGCCCGGGTGGCCGAGGCGTCGGATGTGCGGGCCTACCTCTTCGTCCATCATCCGCTGCAGCCGATCGGCCTGCCGCATTTCGAACCCTGGAGCACCGAGAATTGGCGCCCGATCATGCAGGCGATTGTCAGCGCCGGCAATGTGCGGCACATTTTCCACGGCCATGTGCATGTCGATGTTGGCGGCACCTGGAGCGGCATCCCTTTCAGTGCAAACCGCGGCGTGGCGCATCAGATCATTCCACATTTCACGCGGAGAGACGCGGACTTCGTCGAGGATGCGCCCGCTTTTGACATCGCGATAATCGACGTTGATGGGGTCCTGGTGCATCGCTTCGAAGTTAGCGACCGACATGTGGTCGAGGTCTCCGCAGAAGGTTGGGTTCCCGAGGGCATGCAATGA
- a CDS encoding ABC transporter substrate-binding protein translates to MKTVAMILAAGVAAAAMPAQAETKLNVYYAWPEHEVIHKPIADRFMADHPEIKISFRAAAPSYDEAVQTLIRQSMAGELPDVHYVGFNVLRPLVTRGLVKPIDDLVAADHLADKGYTEQILSLARIEGHLYGLPFAMSTPVVYYNADLVKQAGGDPDKVPTDWDSFVALAGKVGALGNGTSGMYYQLGSDDWATQNLVRNFGGQMMNDKESDIAFDGPAGQAAVKLFKRFHTDGAQPAIDSHAARQLFTSGKLGFFFASAGSVSGFEGEIGDRFKLRTAKQPLGAEDATMPTGGMVAIILTDDPAKRAAAWDYVKFTTSPEGQSIVVPNTGYMPTNTLALDKDHLAGFYDKHPNWYTSVLQTPRARPWFSWPGDNGVQIGEVLRDEMTAIALGSKEPEAALADMVSEVRALLPKTN, encoded by the coding sequence GTGAAAACAGTTGCAATGATCCTTGCTGCCGGTGTCGCAGCGGCAGCCATGCCAGCGCAAGCCGAGACGAAACTCAATGTCTATTACGCCTGGCCCGAACACGAAGTGATCCACAAGCCGATTGCAGACCGCTTCATGGCGGACCACCCGGAAATCAAGATCAGCTTCCGCGCTGCTGCGCCGAGTTATGACGAAGCTGTCCAGACGTTGATTCGTCAGAGCATGGCAGGCGAGTTGCCGGACGTTCACTATGTCGGCTTTAACGTGCTCCGTCCGCTCGTCACGCGCGGGCTCGTAAAGCCCATCGACGATCTCGTTGCCGCCGATCACCTGGCCGATAAGGGCTACACGGAACAAATCCTGTCTCTGGCAAGAATCGAGGGCCATCTGTACGGACTTCCCTTCGCCATGTCGACGCCGGTCGTTTATTACAATGCCGATCTCGTGAAGCAGGCGGGCGGCGACCCCGACAAGGTTCCGACCGATTGGGACAGCTTCGTCGCACTGGCCGGCAAGGTCGGTGCGCTCGGCAATGGAACGTCCGGCATGTATTACCAGCTCGGCTCGGACGACTGGGCCACGCAGAACCTGGTACGCAACTTCGGCGGCCAGATGATGAACGACAAGGAGAGCGACATCGCTTTTGACGGTCCTGCAGGCCAGGCTGCCGTCAAGCTGTTCAAGCGGTTCCACACCGACGGCGCTCAGCCGGCGATCGACTCCCATGCCGCCCGGCAGCTCTTCACCTCTGGCAAGCTCGGCTTCTTCTTCGCCTCTGCCGGCAGTGTGAGCGGTTTCGAAGGTGAAATTGGAGATCGGTTCAAGCTCCGCACAGCCAAGCAGCCGCTCGGCGCTGAAGATGCGACGATGCCGACGGGCGGCATGGTTGCGATAATCCTTACCGACGATCCCGCCAAGCGCGCCGCCGCCTGGGACTACGTCAAGTTCACCACAAGTCCTGAAGGCCAGAGCATTGTCGTGCCGAATACTGGTTATATGCCGACCAACACGCTTGCCCTCGACAAGGATCATCTCGCCGGCTTCTACGATAAGCACCCGAACTGGTACACCAGCGTGCTTCAGACGCCCCGCGCCCGCCCGTGGTTCTCCTGGCCTGGTGATAACGGCGTGCAGATCGGGGAGGTCCTCCGCGACGAGATGACGGCTATTGCGCTTGGATCCAAGGAACCGGAAGCCGCTCTCGCAGACATGGTGTCCGAGGTTCGCGCACTCCTGCCGAAAACGAACTGA
- a CDS encoding carbohydrate ABC transporter permease, producing the protein MILGQSSSSRIVSHAVLVTGAIIMVFPFLWMILASLTPQSEIFDGSLLPTPTLHGAIDNYGTALSAIPLLRFMANGFVVCLAILVLQIAIAIPCGYALAKLSFPGRPILLVGVLLGLLVPVQIPTIPIYIALAKSGLLDSYAALVLPWIISVFAIFLFRQFFVTFPDEVLDAARLDGFSELSIAWRIMLPAAWPAVVSFSIFSIVAHWNDLYWPMVVITNPDMMTASLGIAYFRQAGEGAGNVGALMAGGVLVTAPLVSFFLLMQKHFIRGLVLGRH; encoded by the coding sequence ATGATCCTGGGGCAATCTTCCTCTTCCCGCATTGTCTCGCATGCTGTGCTTGTCACCGGCGCGATCATCATGGTCTTTCCGTTTCTGTGGATGATCCTTGCCTCGCTGACGCCACAGAGCGAGATCTTTGACGGCAGCCTGCTTCCAACGCCGACCCTTCACGGCGCAATCGACAATTACGGCACTGCGCTCTCGGCAATTCCGCTGCTTCGGTTCATGGCAAATGGCTTTGTCGTGTGTCTGGCAATTCTTGTGTTGCAGATCGCGATCGCCATCCCATGTGGCTATGCGCTGGCCAAGCTGTCCTTCCCGGGCCGCCCTATTCTGCTTGTCGGCGTCCTGCTCGGCCTTCTGGTGCCGGTGCAGATACCAACCATCCCGATCTACATAGCCCTCGCAAAATCCGGACTGCTCGACAGCTATGCCGCTCTGGTTCTGCCCTGGATCATTTCGGTGTTTGCCATCTTCCTGTTCCGGCAGTTCTTCGTGACCTTTCCCGATGAGGTGCTCGACGCGGCGCGGCTCGACGGTTTCAGCGAGCTATCGATCGCCTGGCGGATCATGCTGCCAGCAGCTTGGCCGGCCGTCGTCTCCTTCTCGATCTTCTCTATCGTGGCCCATTGGAACGATCTTTATTGGCCAATGGTGGTGATAACCAATCCCGACATGATGACGGCTTCGCTCGGCATTGCCTATTTCCGGCAGGCCGGCGAGGGCGCCGGAAATGTCGGTGCGCTGATGGCGGGGGGCGTTCTCGTAACTGCTCCCTTGGTCTCTTTTTTCCTTCTCATGCAGAAACACTTCATCCGAGGTCTGGTGCTCGGCCGACACTAG
- a CDS encoding sugar ABC transporter permease, giving the protein MALANDIPLSSLAPNTAGSYRPTRAQAQAGIILSVPATLLLVALVIGPAILVFFLSFTNASLGLAGIQFIGVANYTRMLTDPGFAQSLRNTALYVAVVVPTAIGWGLLVAVLIARSRFAVLYRTAYFLPVAASLVALATAWEAILHPSLGFANTLLQLLGASPVRFLSDPATAIYALAAIGVWQLVGFNMILFLAGLSTIPEELYEAATIDGADRGLKRFLLVTWPMLAPVTVFVTVMTIIRAFSVFETVAVLTQGGPMKSTSVVLYTFYEEGFRFFRVGYASAISVSFFVFVTFLSLVQMRVSERRARWKANGGQ; this is encoded by the coding sequence ATGGCCTTAGCCAACGACATTCCGCTCAGTTCCTTAGCTCCGAACACTGCAGGCAGCTACCGGCCGACTCGGGCCCAGGCGCAAGCTGGCATAATTCTGTCCGTGCCGGCGACGCTGTTGCTTGTTGCCCTTGTCATCGGACCCGCCATTCTTGTCTTCTTTCTGTCCTTCACGAATGCGTCGCTCGGCTTGGCCGGAATCCAATTCATCGGGGTTGCTAATTATACGCGCATGTTGACCGACCCTGGCTTTGCTCAGAGTCTGCGCAACACCGCGCTCTATGTGGCTGTGGTCGTGCCGACGGCAATCGGGTGGGGGCTGCTCGTCGCCGTTTTGATCGCTAGATCACGGTTCGCAGTTCTCTATCGAACCGCTTACTTTCTGCCCGTGGCTGCAAGCTTGGTTGCTCTCGCGACCGCGTGGGAAGCAATCCTGCATCCAAGTCTGGGTTTTGCCAACACGCTGCTGCAGCTCCTGGGCGCATCGCCCGTCAGGTTCCTGTCCGACCCGGCGACGGCCATATATGCGCTCGCGGCGATCGGCGTCTGGCAGTTGGTTGGCTTCAACATGATCCTTTTCCTGGCTGGCCTTTCGACCATTCCAGAGGAGCTCTACGAAGCTGCGACTATCGACGGGGCGGACAGGGGACTGAAGCGCTTCCTTCTGGTCACCTGGCCGATGCTGGCGCCAGTTACGGTGTTCGTCACCGTGATGACAATTATCCGCGCCTTTTCGGTTTTCGAAACGGTCGCGGTCCTCACACAGGGAGGGCCGATGAAATCTACCTCCGTCGTTCTTTACACTTTTTATGAAGAAGGTTTCCGCTTCTTCCGCGTCGGATATGCTTCTGCGATCTCCGTTTCCTTTTTTGTCTTCGTGACTTTCCTGTCGCTCGTCCAGATGCGCGTCTCCGAGCGTCGGGCGCGCTGGAAAGCAAATGGAGGCCAGTGA
- a CDS encoding ABC transporter ATP-binding protein, whose translation MAALDLHIDDIGKRFGAIDVLRGICLRVAAGEFVTLLGPSGCGKSTLLRIIAGLERADQGHVRAGGRGLDAVAPKDRDLAFVFQSYALYPHLSVHDNIAAPLVMRELSSLERLPVIGALLPGAIQRKRSIQERVRQTSGLLKLDALLERRPSALSGGQRQRVALGRAMVRKPKIFLMDEPLANLDAALRIHTRGEIARLHKEMETTTIFVTHDQAEAAALSDRVAVIFGGELRQVAAPADLYREPVDLDVARFLAQPFLNELAVAAPIGGGLMIGGSRIIIRDALGSGLAGTLAFRPEHATLAEKDHPGALPVRVTRIEHAGIDAHVFVDAEAGAQFVARISAERARSLRDGDNLGLTIDAEKAWFFPSNGSRQRGDHSGAA comes from the coding sequence ATGGCAGCGTTAGACCTTCACATCGACGACATCGGCAAGCGGTTTGGCGCGATTGATGTCCTGCGCGGCATCTGTCTAAGGGTTGCTGCGGGGGAGTTTGTGACACTGCTGGGGCCGTCCGGGTGTGGTAAATCAACGCTTCTTCGGATCATCGCGGGGCTGGAGCGTGCCGACCAGGGCCATGTGCGTGCAGGCGGCAGGGGGCTGGACGCGGTGGCGCCGAAGGACCGCGACCTAGCCTTCGTGTTCCAGAGCTACGCCCTTTATCCGCATCTGAGCGTGCACGACAACATTGCTGCCCCGCTGGTCATGCGTGAGCTAAGCAGCTTGGAACGGCTTCCTGTGATTGGCGCGCTGCTGCCCGGAGCCATCCAACGCAAACGCTCGATCCAGGAGCGGGTCCGGCAGACATCAGGGCTTCTCAAGCTCGACGCGCTGCTCGAGCGTCGACCGTCGGCGCTGTCGGGCGGGCAGCGCCAGCGCGTGGCTTTGGGACGCGCCATGGTGCGCAAGCCGAAGATCTTCCTCATGGACGAACCCTTGGCAAACTTGGACGCAGCGCTGCGCATCCATACGCGTGGCGAGATCGCACGGCTTCACAAGGAAATGGAAACGACGACTATCTTCGTTACCCATGACCAGGCCGAGGCGGCAGCGCTTTCAGACCGCGTCGCAGTCATCTTTGGCGGCGAACTCCGTCAGGTCGCAGCCCCTGCCGATCTCTATCGCGAACCCGTCGATCTAGACGTAGCGCGCTTCCTGGCGCAGCCATTCCTGAACGAGCTGGCAGTGGCCGCACCTATAGGCGGCGGGCTCATGATCGGCGGCAGCAGGATCATCATTCGCGACGCGCTCGGATCCGGGCTGGCCGGAACGCTGGCCTTCCGCCCCGAGCATGCGACCCTGGCTGAGAAGGATCATCCAGGAGCCCTGCCGGTTCGCGTCACGCGCATTGAGCACGCAGGGATCGACGCTCACGTCTTTGTCGATGCCGAGGCCGGCGCTCAGTTCGTCGCCCGCATTTCCGCCGAGCGCGCGCGATCACTGCGTGACGGCGATAATCTGGGACTGACCATCGACGCTGAAAAGGCATGGTTCTTTCCTTCCAACGGCTCGCGCCAGCGTGGCGATCACAGCGGGGCAGCCTGA
- a CDS encoding MurR/RpiR family transcriptional regulator: MSVNSPAMKAASHESILARLQDDIDRLPNALARIAKYILENPEKVLHQSVAELGEFAASGEASILRLCRQIGFSGFRDFKLALAAEIGRPGLPPTAAGTADSALQSLHDTMAQNLSIAHNNADSETLAKVAAALAASRRIDLYGAGMSGITAELLAYRLLRVGLTAFAFRNSNMAHEVASGLSPGCVAIGLSISGLTVDTVQFLKGARSAGALTVAITNRARSPLEKAADFTLQASGLQDHPIGGTLTSTIGKIFVIESLMLALGKAMDKPVAK, from the coding sequence ATGAGCGTCAACTCACCTGCAATGAAAGCGGCATCGCACGAGAGCATCTTGGCTCGCCTGCAGGACGACATCGATCGATTGCCCAATGCGCTCGCTCGCATTGCCAAATACATTCTGGAAAACCCGGAAAAGGTGCTGCACCAATCGGTCGCGGAGCTAGGTGAATTCGCGGCCAGTGGTGAAGCGAGCATATTGCGGCTTTGCCGGCAGATAGGCTTTTCCGGCTTCCGCGACTTCAAGCTGGCATTGGCGGCCGAGATTGGCCGCCCGGGACTGCCTCCTACTGCTGCTGGAACTGCGGATAGCGCTCTGCAATCCTTGCACGACACCATGGCGCAAAACCTCAGCATCGCACACAACAATGCCGATTCCGAAACTCTCGCGAAGGTCGCCGCCGCGCTTGCGGCAAGCAGACGGATCGACCTCTACGGCGCCGGAATGTCCGGTATAACGGCAGAACTGCTTGCCTATCGGCTTTTGCGTGTCGGGCTAACGGCCTTTGCGTTCAGGAATTCCAACATGGCTCACGAAGTCGCCAGCGGGCTTAGTCCCGGATGCGTTGCGATCGGCCTTTCGATCTCCGGCCTCACGGTTGACACCGTCCAGTTCCTCAAGGGCGCCCGTTCTGCGGGGGCACTGACCGTCGCCATCACCAACCGCGCCCGCAGCCCGCTCGAGAAAGCGGCTGACTTCACCCTGCAGGCCTCCGGCCTTCAAGACCACCCGATCGGCGGCACCCTAACATCGACGATCGGCAAGATCTTTGTGATCGAAAGCCTCATGCTGGCGCTCGGAAAGGCGATGGATAAACCGGTTGCCAAATGA
- a CDS encoding sulfatase-like hydrolase/transferase: MRNFSIVWICSDQQRWDTLQCLGFKGTQTPNIDRLAARGTAFARAYCQSPICTPSRTSFLTGLYPIAHQVHQNGAGTFPSHLVLLPKLMANAGYYTGHIGKLHLSATRGMIEKRPDDGFAEFYWSPEPFPEWSGNHDYHAWMWSKGVNPEAYFKPYLDQHYGPGPAAEYRQARWAGDRAERFIKMHSDRSWYLGVNIDAPHPPLNPPPDYLRRFNPNDMPDPAFKPIDLEHQKKFERVDQQAKFAVDPWHAATDAGEAHNDELAGPTHEAPPTKFNIWEMRAAYHAEVAQVDDLVGRILDTLTETGQLDRTIIVFMSDHGDMMGDHGLLYKGCRFYEGVVHVPLVISVPGSPAQGSVSNALVELVDIAPTLLSLSGLEVPKAMQGLSLDQMLLGNTSLDCHKPYVVSEYHNSLRFRGSRGSRASMYYDGRHKLNVYHDVGIGELFDHKEDPNEHYDLWDSHHHRGLKYDLLGRSFSAMMLRSGSGPERIEDY; encoded by the coding sequence TTGAGGAACTTTAGTATAGTCTGGATTTGCAGCGATCAGCAGCGTTGGGACACCTTGCAGTGCCTAGGGTTCAAAGGCACGCAGACGCCCAATATTGACCGCCTGGCGGCGAGGGGCACGGCATTCGCCCGTGCGTATTGTCAGAGCCCTATCTGCACGCCGAGCCGAACGAGCTTTCTGACAGGCTTGTATCCGATCGCACACCAAGTGCATCAGAACGGCGCCGGCACATTTCCTTCGCATCTCGTTTTGCTCCCAAAACTGATGGCGAACGCCGGATACTATACAGGGCACATAGGAAAGCTGCACCTGTCTGCCACACGTGGCATGATAGAAAAGCGCCCCGATGATGGATTTGCCGAGTTCTACTGGAGCCCTGAGCCATTTCCGGAGTGGTCAGGCAACCACGACTATCATGCGTGGATGTGGTCAAAAGGGGTCAATCCCGAAGCCTACTTCAAACCCTATCTTGACCAACACTATGGTCCGGGACCAGCCGCAGAATATCGGCAGGCGCGTTGGGCAGGCGATCGGGCTGAGCGCTTCATCAAGATGCATTCTGATCGTAGTTGGTATTTAGGCGTTAACATCGACGCGCCTCATCCGCCCCTCAATCCCCCGCCAGACTACCTCAGGCGGTTCAATCCAAATGATATGCCTGATCCTGCGTTCAAGCCGATTGATCTCGAGCACCAGAAGAAATTTGAACGAGTCGATCAGCAAGCGAAATTCGCGGTGGATCCTTGGCACGCAGCAACAGACGCGGGTGAGGCGCACAACGACGAATTGGCAGGACCTACGCATGAAGCGCCACCAACGAAGTTCAATATTTGGGAGATGAGAGCGGCCTATCACGCCGAGGTGGCACAGGTGGACGATCTGGTCGGCCGGATACTAGACACTTTGACGGAAACCGGCCAGCTGGATCGCACGATCATCGTCTTCATGAGCGATCATGGTGATATGATGGGCGACCACGGCCTGCTCTACAAAGGCTGCCGGTTCTATGAGGGTGTGGTGCATGTCCCACTTGTGATTTCCGTGCCTGGCAGCCCAGCCCAAGGATCGGTGTCGAATGCACTTGTCGAGCTGGTCGATATTGCGCCCACATTGCTCTCGTTATCGGGGCTTGAGGTCCCAAAGGCCATGCAGGGGCTGTCACTCGACCAGATGCTGCTTGGGAACACTTCACTGGATTGCCATAAGCCATACGTTGTCAGTGAGTATCACAACTCCCTCAGGTTCCGCGGCAGCCGAGGGTCCCGCGCATCGATGTACTATGATGGACGTCACAAACTAAATGTATATCACGATGTTGGAATAGGAGAGCTGTTCGATCATAAAGAGGATCCCAATGAGCATTATGACCTATGGGATAGCCACCATCACAGGGGGTTGAAATACGACCTATTAGGCCGCAGCTTTTCCGCAATGATGCTTAGAAGTGGATCCGGCCCGGAGAGAATTGAGGACTATTGA
- a CDS encoding extracellular solute-binding protein has product MILEPLDNYIDMKSADVQDFIAPVLRLYNKDGKQLAFPHFAATQLLYYRADLFEKAGIKQPPQTWEEFRNDCDLLRKADIQCTALRGQPDTGENIWFWGQVLYGFGGKYFANEPADLTPTVNSPAAVEALKWYTDVMTNFTVPGSISATFDDVVIAMQQGRIAMTVEGAPTAGRILDPKLSKVVGKLGFALPPGGVSGRFPPFAGQAYVIPAASENKAAAAAFLQWATSKDLMKRISLDSTFVAITRTSLWDDPEIRAKHDYDYGHGSFAATYAETLRGAPEWYYPRIPEFKEIGDRLGRALQEAVVRSKSPEAALDDAQGDAVEIVKRAGYLK; this is encoded by the coding sequence ATCATCCTGGAGCCGCTCGATAATTACATAGACATGAAGAGTGCGGACGTACAGGATTTCATCGCTCCCGTGCTGCGCCTCTACAATAAGGACGGCAAACAGCTGGCATTTCCGCATTTCGCGGCGACACAGCTCCTGTATTATCGTGCCGACTTGTTCGAGAAAGCCGGAATCAAACAGCCACCGCAAACGTGGGAAGAGTTCCGTAATGATTGTGATCTGCTGAGAAAGGCAGACATTCAGTGCACGGCGCTACGGGGTCAACCGGATACTGGCGAGAATATATGGTTTTGGGGCCAGGTTCTTTATGGTTTTGGCGGTAAATATTTTGCGAACGAACCAGCGGATCTGACGCCCACGGTAAATTCGCCCGCTGCGGTGGAGGCGCTGAAATGGTACACGGATGTGATGACCAATTTCACTGTGCCTGGGAGCATCTCAGCAACCTTCGATGATGTTGTCATCGCGATGCAGCAGGGCCGCATTGCTATGACTGTCGAAGGCGCTCCCACCGCAGGTCGCATTCTCGATCCCAAGCTGTCGAAGGTCGTCGGCAAGCTTGGGTTTGCTTTGCCCCCTGGCGGCGTAAGTGGGAGGTTCCCGCCCTTTGCGGGACAGGCGTATGTCATTCCAGCTGCATCAGAAAACAAGGCAGCTGCAGCGGCCTTCCTTCAATGGGCGACGAGTAAAGATCTCATGAAGCGGATTTCGCTCGACAGCACCTTTGTCGCCATCACCAGGACATCGCTGTGGGACGATCCGGAAATCCGTGCGAAACATGACTATGATTATGGCCATGGATCGTTTGCGGCAACGTATGCAGAAACGCTTCGCGGGGCGCCCGAGTGGTATTATCCTCGCATTCCAGAATTCAAGGAGATCGGCGATCGCCTTGGCCGTGCCCTGCAAGAAGCGGTTGTCAGGAGCAAGAGCCCAGAGGCTGCCTTGGACGATGCTCAAGGTGATGCGGTCGAAATCGTGAAGCGCGCTGGATACCTGAAATAG